The stretch of DNA GGAGATTCATACATGCAGCTGAAGTTGATATTTTAAAGAGCTGAAAACAAAATTCAAAGATGGTTTCTTATGGAGCGAACTCTCCAAAAGAATCATATGCACCACTATATACATGAACAATGGAAATTACAAGAGAATAAATAGTTAGAGCTAACTGCATGGAAGTTTTATGTATCGTTATATGCCAAGCCAACGGCTTCGAGGAACTACCACTAAATTAGCCAAGACATATGTTGTTTCATATTGCATAGTGTAATCTTTGCCCGTTTTTAACCAGCTTGTCCCACAAAAAATGAGTATAAGAATGTTTGCCATGAAAGTTACAAACCTTTCTACCCACTCGGTAAACAATTCACACTCTTCTGATGTTCCAAATGAATCATAAATATCATAGATGATGGTTGTAGTGTAAATCACGAACGTAAGTATTATTCGGCCCCGTGAACAGTTGGGTTGGTAGTATACTCCCAACATCCACAAATAACATTCCACGAGTCTATCTCGAGCGAACGGGAGCCTTGAATGAACTTGCAGATTATTCCACCACCTGTACATTTTTTTGAAACTTTCTAAGATGCTCATTAGAGTATAAAACTTAAAAAAAATCAGATGAATGTAGATCAAATTTTGACCCGAAACTGCTTCAAAGTTAATTATGATAAAACACATTCATGATCTATAAGGTTAAGATAGGACAAGCTCATTGAAATAATGTTAATAATTTCACCTTGTAGTAATTTTCAACTCTTGTTGATACTGGAGTTGCATCAAATTGAAATTCACCTTTGCAAGTTCCAATACCGATTTATTCATTGTAGCTTCTTTCTCATATGTAGAGATATAGATCTTAACATCATAAATTGCAACCCTTCGCGGGAGGGGTATCTCAAGTGCACATTGAATTTCATGTGCCATTAATCCTTCTAGATATGGCAGTTTTGATTCTAAACTCCTTTTGGTGAAGGATATAGCTTTGTCAAGTATTATCTCTCCATGGATACTAAAATGTGCGGCATTGTAAAGGCTCAATAGTTCTCTCGGAGTTGCTGTCAGAAAAGTTCCATCCTCATCTAAGAATTTCGCAAACACGTCTGGAATAATAAATTAAAAATTGTCAAATAACTAGTTTTTCAAATTAGAAAGAAGAGTACGTACAACAAATAAACAGTAGCCTCATGTTGGAAAAAACTATAATTAGGTATCATTGGTACGATATATCCCTATCAGCCACTTTAAACTATAATGTTTTACTTCATAATAATGATTGAGTTTGAATGTGTCTTACCTGGTGAAACCTTGTATCCATGTTTACGTAGTAGATAGAACCAAATGGCTACTGTATGAAGATCAAAGTCACTAACATTGGCACTATAAATTTGTTTTAACGCCACATTAATATCTTTTTCAAAAAGATAATCCAAGCAAAGACGCTCTAAAGCAACAATGAGATTCATCCTCTCAAGATAGGTGGTGGAACTTGATATCAATTTGGACACATCTTTCCTGAGTTCTTCTACTCGTTCTACCATCCATGTCTGCTAAAAGCAACAAGACAAGTGAGTGTATTAGACACTAATTACTAAGTAATTATTCATCTGTCAATTATTGGACCTTTACACTAAATAGTTATCCATGGGTGAATTAGTGGGCCCTTTTCAATGAAATTGATACTAAGGCATAAAGACGTAAAGCACGATGTACTTGAGTTTTGTGTACCGCCAACTGTTAACACCAAACATGAAGTGAGTTTATTTCACCAACACACTGTTTATGAATATATATGTAGCACCTTCATGTTTTTGTGCATTTATTTAGAAAAGAGGAAATTTTCAGTGGGGAACGATGTACCAGTTTGATCGTGAGGAATATATATGCACCATGTTTCTAAAAGAAtgtatttttttcaaataaaCAAATATGTTTTTCGGAGTATGCCTATGTTAGTATTTTTTTTTAAATGCACACGTGAACATGGTTCCACGCGCACCCATGTGTATAGTAGATTACAAAAATactaaaaaaacagaaattttgagATATCAAACTTGGTCGACCATTCTACTCGTGTATGAAGTTTCATGAAGGAATGACACGGGTATTTCATAATGAACAAAATACAGTCCGACCTTACAAGTCCTTCAAACAATGTTTTTGAATATATCTTCGATTTTCTAATTTTTCTTCAGAATGTCATGGGTATCATTTATTCGCGAAACTTCATATGTGAGCTAGTAGAATGGTCGACCATGCATGCTACAGTGTCTAATGTAAGTTGGGCTTTACATTGGCCCATTATATAAGCCATGTTTCAAATTTTGATTTAAATTTTTGTGACATCATAGATCCATGCCTTGTTTATGTGCTAATTTccttttcagttttttttaaacaTACTAATTACAATGTATTTTTTGGCGCCTGGTGCACAGGTCGTACCAGATACTTTCCCCATAGGTACTACAAAAATACATGGCCTGATCAAAACAAGCCACCCCGCCCACTTTGGACATTGGGAACTTGGGATTTCTTTCTACTTTAGAAAATTTCCAGAAACAGAAGCACACTATTTTAGAAACTCCGCAGTGACATGTCATGTACTTCCTCCATTCCCTTATACAAGACCATAAACTCAAATTACATGTACCAAAGTAAAATTTAATGACTGCTTTGCAAACCCACTTTTTTTCGTTAACCGGGATCATTAATACACCCGCATGCAAGAAAGGAAGGAATGAGAAGAAAGTAGCACAGTGTCAGTATGATTacatgcatgcaagtattaaacaAGTTGGTAGTATGAGGAAACATCATTAATTTTTACCTTGATTAtagttagtggccttgtatagatgaaAAATGTATTTTTCAgagtggccttgtatagatgaaAAATGTATTTTTCAGAGTGGCCTTGTATAAAAGAATGAACTGGGTAATAAGAGAGTATATTGCTTGAATGGTTTCAATATGCAGTCCATTTGTTGTACAGCAGTAAAAAAACAAGCATATATGCAGGTAATAAAGAGTAGAGGGTATATATATGGTTCCACCTGCTTTTGAGAGGAAGCTGCTGGATCAGAGTGGTGAAGGAAGAAATCCCCCCACACAGAAGGGTAGAAGCCGCAAGGATTCCTGCACGACCGATCGTCAACCTCATGCTGTGCTTCTGCCGCCGGAGCTTGCCGCTGACGGCATCGCAGTGCGGTGTGCCGCGGCCGCTgccacctccaagaaggactTCCGGCCGGCCGCGCCGCGGGAAGGCAGCTCAGGCTCCCTCCCCGTGCTCCTCCCAAGCAGAAGGTGGTGGTTTGCATTTTCACCTGCTAGCAGCAAAACTGCCTGTCTTCCTGCAACGGCGTGGAACCCGTGTTGGCATATATAATTACAAAGCAACGAGCAGTTGTTAGCAATGGAGTGACCTTTTTGGCCGTGCTCTTGTGGGAAACTTCAATCATGCATGCACAGTAGAACCAGAGCATTCGATGCAGTAACAGTATCCAGCAGGTGAAACTTCAACATCTAGCACATGGACCTGCATTATCGAAACACCTCATCATCCAGAAAGAACCAAGATCATGCCAATCCGGAAAGTGTGGTGGTGCTCAATTCGGTCTATCACTGAAAATGGAACCAGTCTTCTAAAGAAAACGTGTTTATTATAAAAATTCATGAAAAAGGTACAAAGCACATCAAACATAGCAAAACTACATCAAGTTCCATAAACCACCGAACGGCCACCATCATAGAACGAGTCAGCGACGCACCGCTATCGTTGCTGCCCTATCGGAGCCAGCCTTACCTTGTTGGGAAGTCTTTGTGCATGTGCCTCTAAGGACAAGCGCTTCGAAGCCGCAATTGTCGTCGAAATTGAACCTTTGAAGCGATCTGAAGCGTCTGGTATCTCGCCATTGTGTTCGCACCACGAGAAACACAAACTTCGCAGCCGCAAGGAGACAACGGGAATTTATGTCAGAGCTCCATTGAGTCCATTCAGACAGATGAACTTGAGAAGGATCAATGGCCAGATCGATAATGATGTACTGCCTCTACAAGAACAAAAAAAATCCTAACCAAAACTACTAGTCGGAACCAAGGCACTGGGATTCTCCTCGCCACCACCGGCCACCGGAGGAGCAGGCAAAGGGGAGTCTATTCTACGGGCTCATTGGCGAAGCCTGGAGGGGATGTGTTTGCCCTTCCCTCTATTTAGGAGGGGAAGGGAAGGAAACCAGATAGGTTTCCGATTAACTAGAATCAATCTCCAATACCTAAGTAATAAGAAGGCCATTTATATGATATAACCAAGTAAATTGTTCACAGAACTTCTTTTGACTGAATTAATCAGTGTTCATACTTTGTTTGATCCAACTCTCTGACCCCCGCGTCGCCCGCATCTGGCGACACGGGGGAAACCTCGACCGCCGGCGGAAGCCCCGCCCTCCACCACCTCCGTTGCTTCGCCGCTGCCGGAGGGCCGGCCGGGGAACGCGCGCCGCGCCTggggatggcggcggcggggcgttTTTTGGTCTCCCTGGCGCCGGAGGCCCCTTCCCCGCCGCCCCAGATCCGATCTGGCGCACGGTGGCCTTCCCTCCTCCAACAGCTGCCCTCTCCCCTGCCTGTCCGGCGCGGCACGCCCTTGGTGCTCCTCCCCGCCCACCCTTGCCTCCTCCATCGGCGCAGCCCTTCTTCTTCGCGCTGCTGTTCATGGGGGGCGTGCGCAAGGCCCTTGGGTGGAGGTAGCCGGGCTGGCCGAGGCTTGGCCCTGCCCCGTGCAGGCCACTCTCCGTCACTGACGGCGTCTCCTCCGAGCTGCGGCGCCGACATCTGCAGGTGTGAGGTCACGGGTGTCTTCATTGGCAGCGGTAGAAGCTTCGCGGTGGATCCTTGCCGGCTCCGCTCCGGTCCCGGCGGTCACGGACCTGCGTTCTCCGGTGTCCATGGCATGCCGGCGTCCTACCGGCGCGATTTTGGCCCCGGTGCTTGGGTTGCTGTGTCCTTTCCAGCTTCTCTGGCTCGTCGGTGTTCTGGCTACTCCGTCCTCGGCAGCTCGGAAGTGCGCTCCCCTTCCGGTTCCTGGATTGCCGACGGCGCCGGTTGTCACCCCTACCCATTCGCGTCGGCTCTCTACCTTGCTGCCTTCCCGACCCCACCCTCCTACACGCCATGTCGGCTCCAAAGCTCGTGTTTTTTCGGCGGCAGATGCAGCCCCACCCCTTCCCCTCTAATAAGGTGGCGATCGATCGGCGGGCGGGCTTCCTCATCTTCAGTTCCTCATCTGGTGGCTATGGGATTGCACGGACACAGGCTTGGCGAAATCCATGCTCGGCTTACCGATGCTGGCAGTGGCGACACTCGTGGGTGTCGTTTTCCTTGTTGGAGGCGTTGTCATGGCCTCTCACCGTGCCCCTCTTCGAGCTTCGGGGGAAACTCTAGGTCCGATTTGTCGGATCGGATGGCGACGGCCTCACAATGCCGtttcccttcttgaaggcatcatCTTGCTTGCTCGCGGTGTTCCCGGTGTTGGCTCTGAAGATGTTCGATGTTGTGCTCATCCGATCTGCCTCTCAAGTTTTAGGCTTGGTGGGTTTTGTTGTGTCTTTTCCCTGTTCGGGCTGAGCATACCTCTCCCTGCTCTCGGTTCGTTGTATCCTCTATTGTACTCATTTTCTCTTCTTCTATCAATGAAAAGATACGCAAGCTTTGCGTATTCGCGAAAAAAAAGTAAATTGTTCACAAGGCTTAAGTACAACCACAGATCTTCAGCTGGATCCAAGGTGCAAGCTTTTTTTTTACTTATGTTCACACTCTATTCTTCTCTAAGCATGCGGCACTGTAGAGAGAGAAGGTGAACAATGTATTCCTTATGACTTGCTCTTAGTGCTATGACCCGGTCTTTCAAAATTTAGCTTAAATATCCATTCAAAATTGTTTGTGGACGGGTCTTCAGGCTATTCCATTGTAAGTTATATGTTTTTGCACATTGAAGACACCCTTAGAATTCTGAGGCACAGGCCGATCTACCCAAAAAATAAACAATCACATAAAAAACCAAACAAATATTTGTTAACAAGGATAACATAATATTATATGCATCCATATGGCATGACTACAGGACTCCGCAAATGATACCGCTACAATACCGAACGTCGGGCGCCTACTCCTTATGCGTGATTTTTATTGACAATAATTTTTTCTAGACGTCCTCGAAATGATGTTGAATGGAAAAGTGCTCAACACAAAAGTTATGCTTCTCATTGAGGAgaacaactttgctttttggataATCTCAATCCAAGGTCATATGCAGCTTCTAGAGTCAAAACAACCAGATCAATCTTCCTCATTTCATCCCTAAGGAAAGCTCAGCGGAATCACCTATTTCTACCCATCTTGGTTGCCCTTCCAATCAGAAAAAGAACAATAAAAGAGAATACGTATGCATAGGTTTCTATGCAACAACTTTCGAGTATAAGAAATTAGGAAAATGATCATTCTGTCCAGCTAAAAACCATTCGCTCTTACCTAGTTCTGAGGGGGCACTACACGGAACTGTTGATCGATACCATCCACCTCTTGCATTTTAAGCATATATGCACATGGAAAGGACGGAATATGGCATGCAAAGAAGTTTGAATCAAATAACAGTTGTGTTACTGACAACTTTTGCCATTCGTGAAAATAGGGTATGGAGGTTCCGGCCTACCTCCGGGCTTAACAGATCATGCAATAACACGCCAGGAGGACCACCGAGGTGCTTGAACAAGCCAGGAGGTTCGACTCATACTTGACCAAATAGGCCAATTTTGAGTTCCTCTGGAGGTTCATGGCTGGCTTGTATGAGTTAAGCTAGAATTGAGGATTTGGAAGGGATTATGGCTCATTTCTCGCAAAGGCTAGGTACCCCATATATAAAAGGTGTGCCGGCTCTGTTTCTGGATACTTGTGCATTTTTCTTCTGTTGCAGGTTATGCGGTTTTTCTGTCCTTTTTTCATTTCTGACCTTTTTTCCGTTCATTTTTTTGTATTTCAATTTCTTCCAGCAGTGTTGGTTTATTTTGATGTGCTCTATCTTTTGTTAATTCCTTCTCTTTTTAAACTTCATTTTCCTTTTATGGATgaatttgcaaaaaaaaaaataTTTCTATGTAAAATAAATATAAAGATTTTTTTCACATTTACTTAATTTTGGCGAAAACACGTGAAAAATTATTTCAAATTTGCATTCCTTTTAAAATTCCATACATTTGGTACTTTTTTTCGTCGGTACATTTTTAAATTgcataatttaaaaaaaatcatacaTTTTCAAGTATGTATATATTTTAAGATTGTGTAAATTTTTGAAATACGCAATTTTTTAATTTGGTAGATATTATAATTTGGCACTTTTTAAAAAAGTTTAACATTTTCTTAAATCTGAAACAAGTTTTTAGAAAAACAAAAATAAGTTAAACTAATTTAACTTGTTTTCTTTAACTGAAAATAAAAAAGGCAAAAAAACGCAGTGCAGAAAACCGTTTCTATTTTTTTAGAAGAATAATAAAAAGGCGTTTCGTGATACAATATCGAAAATAGGGCAGAGAACGTTCGTTCGACAGCCTGCCCATTAGGGAGTGCGGGCGGCAAATAGTGATTTCGCCAAAGCCAGGGCAAATGGGCCTGCCCACCCTCCCCTCGAGCGATTTTTTATCTCTttgtttgtttagtccctttttcACCCCAAAAACCTGACTGTTTTGAGCTATGTATATATTTTTTTCTGGGAGCTAGGTTTTTTAGGAGATAGGTGATTAAAAAATCTATAAAAAATATTTCTGAAAAATATTCAGTATGTGTTTTATAAAACATATTTGGTGCATATTAAAACAAGTTCACCATATGTTAAAACAACAGATACATCATATATTTAAAAACTTTAGTCGTATATTAAAAGTGTTTAGTGTGTATACCAAAAATATTGATCATATATTGAAATTATATTCAGtgtgtatttaaaaaatgttcactaAATTGTATACACCCGAGGGGTCCCTATATTATATCcttggaaaaataaaaaaacattcACACCTCTCGGTGAAATTTTCATATATAGGAGTATGAAATAAAATATATATCTCGTATTTTAACAAGTGTTCATGCATATCAAAATCACCTTTGTAAAAGTTTCATATATTTAATGGAAAAACTATATCTGAATATTGTCATATACCTTGGGGAAAATATGCATTTGCCATAAAAAGTTAAAATAACATAATAAGAAGTAAAAAAAACTATAATCGATAATTAAAAGTTGAAAGAAAGGGAAAAAATCAAAATTTTAACAAATGGAAAAGAAAAAAAGTAACAAGAAAGAAAGAGAACTTAATAAAAAAACAAACATGAACCCGACCCATAACAGAGAGTGCTTGTGTGTTTCCACGACTATATATTCTACTCTCCGAGTATGGCCTAGGTTGGATTACCCATGAGCCCTTGGGTTGCTCCTCCGCTTGACAACCTCCTTCGACCAGCCAAATAGTCATGATCCATTGCCACCATCATGTAGACATGTAGGACATGTAGTCCTGACTTCTTAGCTTCACCTCGGCGGAGAAAGTTGAAGCAAgttgtggaaaaccaaaccgaaATTTGTGGGTAACCATATAATCATTCCCAATAATTCACGGGTGAATTTATTTGTTGATTTTGGATGACAGCAATAATTAAAAACTGAGAAGTGATCGAGAAAAACAGAAGGAACATATGCCGCCATCGACCACGAGCAAGGATTACAATCGTGAATCAGGACACCCTACCCACACATAGCTCCTCGGGGGTTGATGCAAGACAACCACAACGAAGAATGTCAATTTTACCCTTGTGCATGGCATTCGACCCTGCATGGTCGAGGTTTGGACACGTTTACCCATGGGCAACACCGAACTCTATGCAATTAGTCGTGGATAGGGTATAGTTGCAACTTTGCCCATGGGCGTGCTCAAACCAGGCCCGGCAGGTTGACATGTACTACGGAGTGGAATACTCAATTAAATATGTCAGAATAAACTAAATCGAACAACATATGTTTTGGGATTGTGTTGATTTTTTAAAAGTACTTCAAATGTGAAAACCAACCAGTTTTTGCATATAGCTCAGCACGTGTCAAAGTCAAGCGTGGCGACATATGTGTTTCCCGTGAACCGATTATTATTTTGTTGAGTCGGCGATGATCAATAGCTACACGTGTTCGGTGGTTTCGTCGATCTTTGAAACTCCACCTTGTACTCAGATCGTGAGTAAAAGGTCATGCTGAGCGTACCTGCATTTTTCTTCAGAAATAATGTACAACGTATGCTTGACTAGAGTCACTACATACCtgcatttttcttcttcttgacagctctgctcgACTGCAACGATTTACTACGCCGCCACAGGCCAACACCAACCTACCTAGCAAGCTCAGCACCGCACAAGGTCGCATGATACCTCGCCTCCGGCTTTATTGCTCCCACTGTGCGCAGCGCCGCTTTTCACGTCCCGTCAACCAACCAACCAACAATTTACACCGTCTACCGGCG from Triticum urartu cultivar G1812 chromosome 3, Tu2.1, whole genome shotgun sequence encodes:
- the LOC125542247 gene encoding alpha-terpineol synthase, chloroplastic-like; amino-acid sequence: MQTTTFCLGGARGGSLSCLPAARPAGSPSWRWQRPRHTALRCRQRQAPAAEAQHEVDDRSCRNPCGFYPSVWGDFFLHHSDPAASSQKQTWMVERVEELRKDVSKLISSSTTYLERMNLIVALERLCLDYLFEKDINVALKQIYSANVSDFDLHTVAIWFYLLRKHGYKVSPDVFAKFLDEDGTFLTATPRELLSLYNAAHFSIHGEIILDKAISFTKRSLESKLPYLEGLMAHEIQCALEIPLPRRVAIYDVKIYISTYEKEATMNKSVLELAKVNFNLMQLQYQQELKITTRWWNNLQVHSRLPFARDRLVECYLWMLGVYYQPNCSRGRIILTFVIYTTTIIYDIYDSFGTSEECELFTEWVERSFMSSWDPKVAHVLPKCMQYALEKIMDCHQIIDNKLASEEKYRMTYLRNFIVDLVRNYNKEVKMREENFIPRSIEEHLQVSARTCACHLLACTSLVGMDDIATKDSFEWILTVPKIVQKLCIIVRLLDDIMTYEREQMTPHVASTMDSYMKQHNVSIEIARHKIQELKEESWKDFNGEWLEPNIDQPRKLIEAIFNLTRTMEFMYNKDDNFTNCRNLKDIIRSLFVETF